From Psychrobacillus sp. FSL K6-2836, a single genomic window includes:
- a CDS encoding nucleobase:cation symporter-2 family protein, translated as MNSALKNTALGIQHVLAMYAGAVIVPLIVGGAIGLTTEQLTYLVAIDILMCGVATILQVMSNRFFGIGLPVVLGCTFTAVGPMIAIGGDYGVSAIYGAIIVSGVVVILISGFFGKLVKFFPPVVTGSVVTIIGITLIPVAINNMGGGEGAEDFGSVSNILLAFGTLIFIVLLYRFSTGFIKAISILIGIVGGTIAAAFMGKVDFSPVRDSDFFHMIQPFYFGTPTFEVSPIITMTLVAIVSLVESTGVYFALGDMLGKKIEKEDLTKGYRAEGIAVVLGGVFNSFPYTTFSQNVGLMQISGVKTKTVIYITGAMLIVLGFIPKIASLTTIIPESVLGGAMIAMFGMIVAQGIKMLSKVVSDTEDNSMIIACSIGIGLGVTVVPELFAELPKNMKILTSNGIVAGSVTAIVLNIVFNMIPRRKKK; from the coding sequence ATGAATAGCGCTTTAAAAAACACTGCGCTCGGTATTCAGCATGTCCTTGCAATGTACGCAGGAGCGGTTATTGTACCGCTAATCGTTGGGGGAGCAATTGGTCTAACGACGGAACAGCTTACGTATTTAGTAGCTATTGATATATTAATGTGTGGTGTGGCAACCATTTTACAGGTTATGAGTAACCGATTTTTTGGAATAGGGCTCCCTGTAGTATTAGGATGTACATTCACTGCAGTTGGACCAATGATCGCTATAGGTGGGGATTACGGGGTTTCTGCTATTTATGGAGCAATTATTGTTTCTGGTGTAGTCGTTATATTAATAAGTGGATTTTTTGGGAAGCTTGTAAAGTTTTTCCCTCCTGTTGTAACTGGTTCTGTTGTAACTATTATTGGGATTACGTTAATACCCGTTGCTATCAATAATATGGGGGGCGGAGAAGGAGCAGAAGACTTTGGTTCCGTTTCTAACATTCTGTTAGCCTTTGGTACCCTGATATTTATTGTATTGTTATACCGCTTCTCTACAGGTTTTATAAAAGCTATTTCTATTTTAATAGGGATTGTTGGTGGAACAATTGCAGCAGCATTTATGGGGAAAGTTGACTTTTCTCCTGTTCGAGATTCAGATTTCTTCCATATGATTCAACCATTCTACTTTGGTACACCAACTTTTGAAGTTTCACCTATTATTACAATGACTTTAGTAGCGATAGTATCGTTAGTCGAATCGACTGGAGTGTACTTTGCACTCGGTGATATGCTTGGGAAGAAAATAGAAAAAGAGGATCTAACGAAAGGTTATCGTGCGGAAGGAATTGCCGTGGTATTAGGTGGTGTTTTCAACTCATTCCCTTATACAACGTTTTCTCAAAACGTAGGGCTTATGCAAATCTCAGGTGTTAAGACGAAAACAGTTATTTATATAACTGGAGCAATGCTTATCGTACTTGGCTTCATCCCTAAGATTGCTTCTCTTACAACAATCATTCCTGAGTCCGTGTTAGGCGGAGCAATGATTGCTATGTTCGGAATGATTGTAGCACAAGGGATAAAAATGTTAAGTAAAGTAGTGTCCGATACTGAGGATAATTCGATGATAATAGCATGTTCAATTGGTATTGGGCTTGGTGTGACAGTGGTTCCTGAGTTATTTGCTGAGTTACCAAAGAACATGAAAATATTGACGAGTAATGGGATTGTAGCAGGAAGCGTGACCGCAATCGTTTTAAATATCGTCTTTAACATGATTCCAAGAAGAAAAAAGAAGTAA
- a CDS encoding xanthine phosphoribosyltransferase translates to MKLLQDKIIKNGKVLSENVLKVDSFLNHQIDPVLMQAIGNEFAARYKDAGITKILTIESSGIAPSMFAGLTLGVPVVFARKRKSLTLSDNLFTSKVHSFTKGETNDISVSKDFINHEDTVLIIDDFLANGQAALGLLDIVNQAEAETAGVGIVIEKGFQPGGKLIRDKGIRVDSLANIKSLANGKVEFFEEETVR, encoded by the coding sequence ATGAAATTACTACAAGATAAAATTATTAAAAACGGTAAAGTTTTATCAGAAAATGTATTAAAAGTAGATTCTTTTTTAAATCATCAAATTGATCCTGTGTTAATGCAGGCAATAGGCAACGAGTTTGCAGCTCGTTATAAGGATGCGGGCATAACAAAAATACTAACGATTGAATCTTCAGGTATTGCACCTTCTATGTTTGCAGGACTTACATTAGGGGTTCCAGTTGTATTCGCAAGAAAGCGTAAATCATTAACTCTTTCTGACAATCTATTTACTTCGAAGGTGCACTCTTTTACTAAAGGAGAAACGAATGATATTTCCGTTTCAAAAGATTTTATTAACCATGAAGATACGGTATTGATCATTGATGACTTTTTGGCTAATGGACAAGCTGCATTAGGTCTTTTAGATATTGTAAATCAAGCAGAAGCAGAAACTGCAGGTGTTGGAATAGTTATTGAAAAGGGTTTTCAGCCTGGTGGAAAACTTATTCGTGATAAAGGTATTCGTGTAGATTCACTTGCCAATATTAAATCATTAGCAAACGGTAAAGTTGAGTTTTTTGAGGAGGAAACGGTAAGATGA
- a CDS encoding methyl-accepting chemotaxis protein, with protein sequence MNYSQVEEVNDMTVVEALEKNLAIIRFDLDRRVAYVNENFAKEIGYSVSELMGKQHKELCFPAFAKSPEYEKFWKDLIGGKNFQDKVERKTKQGNSVMLEATYMPIFGSAGKVLGVTKVATNVTERHEILLNVTEELKEMSMELSTRAEVGTNRSEKLLQRIDEIATGSKENTDTLYSLQVQADSIRGIVQTIREIAAQTNLLALNAAIEAARAGEHGRGFNVVAQEVRKLAGRVENSIVEVRENIEGIAKQVEKVTSSNSNSQASIEKSQEEIRSALEEFKDISSAAIKLESQTAEFVKMI encoded by the coding sequence GTGAATTATTCACAGGTAGAAGAAGTAAACGATATGACAGTGGTTGAGGCTTTAGAAAAGAATTTAGCTATTATCCGATTCGATTTAGATCGTCGAGTTGCTTATGTAAATGAAAACTTTGCAAAAGAAATCGGCTATTCTGTTAGTGAATTAATGGGGAAGCAGCATAAAGAATTATGTTTCCCTGCTTTTGCAAAAAGTCCGGAATATGAAAAGTTTTGGAAGGATTTAATTGGCGGAAAGAATTTTCAAGATAAGGTGGAGCGTAAAACTAAACAAGGTAATAGTGTTATGTTAGAAGCAACTTATATGCCGATATTTGGCTCTGCAGGAAAGGTGTTAGGGGTAACTAAAGTCGCGACAAATGTAACGGAACGTCATGAAATATTGCTGAATGTGACGGAAGAACTTAAAGAGATGTCAATGGAATTAAGTACACGTGCAGAGGTCGGTACAAATAGAAGTGAGAAATTACTTCAGCGAATTGATGAGATTGCGACCGGCTCAAAAGAGAATACGGATACTTTGTACAGCCTACAAGTACAAGCAGATTCTATCCGCGGGATTGTGCAAACGATTCGAGAAATTGCAGCTCAAACGAATTTACTTGCATTGAATGCGGCGATAGAAGCGGCGCGGGCAGGAGAACATGGAAGAGGATTTAATGTAGTAGCCCAGGAAGTGCGTAAATTAGCTGGAAGAGTAGAGAACTCCATCGTGGAAGTACGTGAAAATATCGAAGGCATCGCGAAGCAAGTAGAGAAAGTAACGAGTAGTAATAGCAATTCTCAGGCAAGTATAGAAAAAAGTCAGGAAGAAATACGTTCTGCTTTAGAGGAGTTCAAAGATATTTCATCAGCGGCTATCAAATTAGAAAGTCAGACGGCTGAATTTGTGAAAATGATTTAA
- a CDS encoding NAD(P)/FAD-dependent oxidoreductase: MSSYIVVGGGILGASTAYHLAKRNVKVTLVDRQDKGQASAAAAGIICPWISQRRNKKWYALVKNGAHYYKQLVEELEALGETSTGYKQVGAIALQNDPKKLQKMLERALEKRVDAPEIGELKILSPEETKVQFPLISEDFTSLYVEGAARVDGGGMRDALISAAKKLGTEVIYGNATFSNGVLKVDGQLMEANAIVFTAGAWGNELPQKLGVDMKVSFQKAQIMHFLVNNLDTGEWPVVLPPTNQYLLTFDNGKVVAGSTYEENTGYDTEVTEAGKKELLENAISIASSLENASVEEVRVGFRPYTPEFLPVIGKLPGYESIYFSNGLGASGLTAGPFVGAELARFILGEETILNLTDYVPM, encoded by the coding sequence ATGTCTTCTTATATAGTTGTAGGTGGTGGAATTTTGGGAGCATCCACTGCATATCATCTCGCAAAACGAAATGTGAAGGTTACTCTAGTGGATCGTCAGGATAAGGGGCAGGCATCCGCTGCAGCTGCTGGAATAATTTGCCCTTGGATTTCCCAAAGAAGAAATAAAAAGTGGTACGCATTAGTTAAAAATGGTGCACATTATTATAAACAGCTTGTGGAAGAGTTAGAGGCTTTAGGAGAAACTTCCACAGGCTATAAACAGGTGGGGGCTATTGCACTTCAAAATGATCCGAAAAAACTTCAGAAAATGCTAGAGCGAGCTCTGGAAAAAAGAGTGGATGCACCGGAAATTGGTGAGTTGAAAATATTATCACCAGAAGAGACGAAAGTACAATTTCCTCTAATATCAGAAGACTTCACTTCCTTATATGTGGAGGGTGCTGCTCGAGTAGACGGCGGTGGGATGCGCGATGCATTAATAAGCGCTGCTAAAAAGCTTGGGACAGAAGTGATCTATGGCAATGCCACATTTTCGAATGGTGTTTTAAAAGTGGATGGTCAGCTAATGGAAGCAAATGCAATCGTATTTACTGCAGGTGCGTGGGGCAATGAGTTACCACAGAAGCTTGGTGTTGATATGAAAGTTAGTTTTCAAAAAGCACAAATCATGCATTTTCTAGTGAATAATTTGGACACTGGAGAATGGCCGGTCGTGTTGCCTCCTACTAATCAGTATTTATTAACATTTGATAATGGGAAAGTTGTAGCAGGGTCTACATACGAAGAAAATACTGGTTATGATACAGAGGTGACAGAGGCTGGTAAGAAAGAGCTTCTAGAGAACGCTATAAGTATCGCTAGTTCACTGGAGAATGCTTCAGTTGAAGAAGTTCGAGTAGGATTTAGACCATATACGCCAGAATTTCTTCCGGTAATTGGGAAGTTACCTGGCTATGAGTCCATTTATTTTTCCAACGGATTAGGGGCCTCTGGTTTAACAGCAGGGCCATTTGTTGGAGCAGAGCTAGCTAGATTCATCTTAGGGGAAGAAACGATTCTGAATTTAACTGATTATGTACCAATGTAA